AGGCAGCCAACCCAGATAACAATCCGTATCTACTCGGCAGAGATCGGGATCTAAACTTCAGTATTCAACGGGGAGCTCTCCTTTAGAGGGATTGAAAAACTTACGTAGGGGTTGGGTAACCCAACCCCTACTGGCAACATCGGCGTGATGCGGGTTCTTCAAAAAACCGTGAATGCCAAGTTTCACCCGATAACTCCCGTCAGGGTCACATTAAAAGCGGAGGGCTTCCTTTAGACGATTTAAAAAACCGTAACCACTGGAAGCAGCATCGCAACATCGGCGCGATGCGGGTTCTTCAAAAAACCGTGAATGCCAAGTTTCACCCGATAACTCCCGTCAGGGTCACATTAAAANNNNNNNNNNAAAAACCGTGAATGCCAAGTTTCACCCGATAACTCCCGTCAGGGTCACATTAAAAAATGATTGAAGTCCAAAATATCACCAAAAACTACGGTCCCTTCCAAGCACTCAAGGACATCTCCTTCCAAGTAGACAAGGAACAGATTGTCGGTTTCCTCGGTCCGAATGGCGCAGGAAAAACAACCACAATGCGAATCCTCACCTGTTTTATGCCAGCGAGTAGCGGGCGCGTCAGCATCGCCGGATATGATGTCTTCAAAGAATCGCGAGAGGTTCGCAAACGCATCGGCTACCTCCCGGAAAACGTTCCACTTTATCCGGAAATGACGGTGACGAAGTACTTGACGTACATGGCAAAGATCCGCAGTGTACCACGTGGCAACATCAAAGAACATCTGAATAATGCCATTGAGGCATGTGGTCTCACCGAACGCCGACATCAGATTATTGGACAACTCTCGCGCGGTTTCCGACAACGCGTCGGCTTAGCACAAGCCCTCATTCACGAACCCGACGTTTTAATTCTCGATGAACCCACCTCCGGATTAGACCCACGGCAGATCGTCGAAATTCGAGAATTAATCAGAGCACTCGGCAAGGAACGCACTAT
This Candidatus Poribacteria bacterium DNA region includes the following protein-coding sequences:
- a CDS encoding ATP-binding cassette domain-containing protein, whose translation is MIEVQNITKNYGPFQALKDISFQVDKEQIVGFLGPNGAGKTTTMRILTCFMPASSGRVSIAGYDVFKESREVRKRIGYLPENVPLYPEMTVTKYLTYMAKIRSVPRGNIKEHLNNAIEACGLTERRHQIIGQLSRGFRQRVGLAQALIHEPDVLILDEPTSGLDPRQIVEIRELIRALGKERTILFSTHILPEASLTCERLIIISRGKITGDVLLKDGRAVPNQNDESTSSPENLQVATSILALEVAGAPADDISAALHDLSNVIQVEQIDTDTDDTVTFHLHYTLTTDIRSEVATTIVKRGWQLLEMHTTEMSLEELFLSLTV